A portion of the Meriones unguiculatus strain TT.TT164.6M chromosome 14, Bangor_MerUng_6.1, whole genome shotgun sequence genome contains these proteins:
- the LOC110560983 gene encoding uncharacterized protein C2orf78 homolog: MSENFQSAPFFGTESALQPSLPVMSNSTPSTGRVCNFSRVSTPAGSSAWLMPSASNTSLQPLMGSAYVYQHAGTTMLTVLSDQGQISTSALSYPGAFTWDLTGSTDGRAAALQDFTVTIIDQDTTLSSLSVAAERDTILDPNAIVPFYPTVSASFVHATPPQVTNQGYSLAPSYQEGSQVYYYDHNSLGPLIPGELGQGLQTYSSVSYPGNQASALQPEMVMVLKEIQPMNVQTPHSTSAFSYSTSSQAMPGTSLQVVEMETSLGLPPSGQTLSLLQSTELCNTCNQVTEMRSSPVDGDRSLTAPIHSPSDFLALPPAPSLEQADNRNLDETKAELSMSLDAYEDTKENQDTSLLPLAHPDMQQPLQCTDMGSLRQKPASDNTSMGGSSLGLEEQGTLESLMMSTIDFADINTLVADIHLPQLFNSLTDLEQFPDPSATESKVSTVIWRDQVQDISSIISEPSDQVRKKDHEASELLDGAPQAKIQHWDLVEGEGSAVGSAGASDRAIDNMAKHLEGKAEKAAPRPSRARGLEQDKTKWSRENSSKKTEGPKQSRNRVKAEEQPTIPKTKRKRNPPELSHNSFKKPRTHLGMHMLESVQVFHPLGKKSEKKTNTCSSRPLGFSSSNKDPRPGPPTTALLDTPCEGQGPDKTLGKAQRAERSAHKECPTSSQHELPSPGKVKLVPLPFPKPQAKPVSRKPLSLASRRPTAAYPAWPHSHRAQPSPHRPSQPPPPSTPLMASAKPAPQISNSGTRPNITNPIQSSTVPQSAASRPAPYRASSHTSLQRELVSVARNRVPSPQKPQNQYLLQDFSRQPIPWRKVDILGPVISQPITKEQRPEREAMKRRAQQERENAAKCPSNGKLQIFLQRERDMEISQYYGYAM; encoded by the exons ATGTCAG aaaattttcaaagtGCCCCTTTCTTTGGGACTGAAAGTGCTCTGCAGCCATCTCTGCCCGTGATGAGCAACTCCACACCCTCAACAGGAAGGGTGTGCAACTTTTCCAGGGTCTCCACTCCAGCTGGGAGTTCCGCATGGCTCATGCCATCAGCCTCCAAcacttctctccagcctctcatgGGAAGTGCCTATGTTTACCAACATGCTGGCACAACCATGCTGACAGTGCTGAGTGACCAGGGCCAGATCTCTACCTCAGCACTCTCCTATCCAGGTGCTTTCACATGGGATCTCACAGGAAGCACAGATGGGAGGGCAGCTGCACTCCAGGACTTCACTGTAACTATCATTGACCAGGACACCACACTATCCTCACTGTCTGTGGCAGCTGAGCGTGATACAATTTTAGACCCCAATGCCATAGTCCCTTTCTATCCAACAGTGTCTGCCAGCTTTGTCCATGCCACACCACCGCAGGTGACAAATCAAGGATATAGCCTGGCACCTTCTTACCAGGAGGGCAGCCAGGTCTATTACTATGACCACAACAGCCTGGGCCCTCTGATACCTGGAGAACTCGGGCAGGGCCTGCAGACCTACAGCTCTGTGTCCTACCCTGGGAATCAGGCATCTGCTCTGCAACCAGAGATGGTGATGGTGCTAAAGGAGATTCAGCCAATGAATGTCCAAACCCCACACTCCACCTCTGCCTTTTCTTATTCCACGTCTTCTCAAGCGATGCCAGGCACCAGTCTCCAAG TGGTAGAGATGGAGACATCCTTGGGATTGCCACCTTCAGGCCAGACACTCTCTCTGCTGCAGAGTACAGAATTATGCAACACCTGCAACCAGGTTACTGAAATGAGGTCATCACCTGTTGATGGGGACAGATCCTTAACAGCCCCCATCCATAGTCCTTCAGATTTCCTGGCCTTGCCTCCAGCTCCAAGCCTGGAACAAGCAGATAACAGAAACTTGGATGAGACTAAAGCTGAGCTTTCAATGTCTCTGGATGCCTATGAGGacacaaaagaaaaccaagacaCATCACTTCTCCCCTTAGCACACCCTGACATGCAGCAGCCTCTACAATGCACTGATATGGGGAGCCTAAGGCAGAAGCCTGCTTCTGACAACACCAGCATGGGAGGCAGCAGCCTTGGTCTGGAAGAACAAGGGACACTGGAAAGTTTGATGATGTCCACCATCGACTTTGCAGACATCAATACACTGGTGGCAGACATTCATCTTCCACAACTATTCAACTCTCTCACAGACCTAGAACAATTTCCAGATCCCTCAGCCACCGAATCCAAAGTCTCCACAGTTATCTGGAGGGATCAGGTCCAGGACATCTCCAGCATTATTAGTGAACCATCTGACCAGGTGAGAAAGAAAGACCATGAAGCCTCTGAGCTGCTTGATGGAGCTCCTCAGGCCAAAATCCAACACTGGgacctggtggaaggagagggtaGTGCTGTGGGTAGTGCTGGGGCCAGTGACAGGGCTATTGACAACATGGCCAAGCATTTGGAGGGCAAAGCTGAGAAAGCAGCCCCTAGGCCCAGCAGAGCTAGAGGACTGGAGCAAGATAAGACCAAGTGGAGCAGAGAAAACAGCTCCAAGAAAACAGAGGGGCCCAAGCAGTCAAGGAACAGAGTCAAGGCAGAAGAGCAGCCCACCATCCCTAAGACCAAAAGGAAGAGGAATCCACCTGAGCTCAGCCACAACAGCTTTAAAAAGCCTCGAACCCACCTCGGCATGCACATGCTGGAGTCTGTGCAGGTTTTTCACCCACTGGGGAAAAAGAGTGAGAAGAAAACTAACACATGCTCCTCCCGGCCTCTGGGATTTTCCAGTAGCAACAAAGATCCCAGGCCAGGCCCACCTACCACAGCACTGCTAGATACACCATGTGAGGGCCAGGGCCCTGACAAAACCCTAGGCAAggctcagagagcagagagaagtgCTCACAAGGAGTGTCCAACTTCATCCCAACATGAGCTGCCCTCACCCGGGAAGGTCAAGTTAGTACCTCTGCCTTTCCCAAAGCCTCAGGCCAAGCCTGTTTCTAGAAAGCCTCTCTCACTGGCTTCACGCAGACCCACTGCAGCTTACCCAGCATGGCCTCATTCCCACAGGGCTCAGCCTTCTCCACACAGGCCATCCCAACCACCTCCTCCCAGCACACCTTTGATGGCCTCTGCCAAGCCAGCTCCGCAAATTTCCAACAGTGGCACACGACCTAACATAACCAACCCCATCCAGTCTAGCACTGTGCCTCAGTCAGCTGCCTCAAGGCCTGCACCCTACAGAGCATCATCTCATACTTCACTCCAAAGGGAGCTTGTTTCTGTTGCCAGGAACAGGGTGCCGTCACCTCAAAAACCTCAAAACCAATATCTGCTGCAGGACTTCAGCCGCCAACCAATTCCATGGAGGAAAGTTGACATTCTAGGGCCAGTTATCTCACAGCCCATCACAAAAGAGCAAAGGCCAGAGAGGGAGGCCATGAAGAGAAGGGCTCAACAAGAGCGAGAGAATGCTGCCAAGTGTCCCTCCAATGGGAAACTGCAGATTTTCCTTCAGAGGGAAAGGGATATGGAAATTTCTCAATATTATGGTTATGCAATGTAA